The following coding sequences are from one Fimbriimonadaceae bacterium window:
- a CDS encoding GNAT family N-acetyltransferase, with protein sequence MTTTDFTIRPWCDDDSVERLTDLLHSAYAEWGQADIYFTAVGQDASVTRERLEGGTTWLAVDGEAWIGTVTVYPGAGNSIAYYNDRPGLWYFGQFGVDPAWKGRGVGRALFETAMAHAVSQGAREFACDTNREAARLIALYERWGLTQVGQHTWPGGGLSVVLAMPLPCGKSGGRQTERGPG encoded by the coding sequence ATGACGACAACTGACTTCACCATCCGACCCTGGTGCGACGACGACTCGGTGGAACGGCTGACCGATCTGCTCCACTCAGCCTACGCGGAATGGGGCCAGGCTGACATCTACTTCACCGCCGTGGGCCAAGACGCTTCCGTGACGCGGGAGCGCCTTGAGGGCGGGACAACCTGGCTTGCCGTGGACGGCGAGGCTTGGATCGGTACGGTGACGGTCTACCCCGGAGCAGGGAACAGCATTGCCTACTACAACGACCGCCCCGGACTCTGGTACTTTGGGCAGTTCGGTGTGGACCCGGCCTGGAAAGGGCGCGGCGTCGGCCGGGCCCTCTTCGAGACCGCCATGGCCCATGCCGTCTCCCAAGGGGCCCGGGAGTTCGCCTGCGACACGAACCGGGAAGCCGCCCGGCTCATCGCCCTGTACGAGCGGTGGGGCTTGACCCAGGTTGGTCAGCACACCTGGCCCGGCGGAGGGCTCAGTGTCGTCTTGGCGATGCCCCTGCCATGCGGAAAATCGGGCGGGCGACAAACAGAAAGAGGACCCGGCTGA
- a CDS encoding cupredoxin domain-containing protein: MKTLVVPIFALALLAGCGSPAPVDTSAQDVEGDKPVVKKEEPPVSATTNEAGVQMATVSVDGKFSPAEVHVKKGQPVELVFDTKNRSCAETVVFKVIDQTVHLKDGEKTTVKFTPKDAGTIDYACSMDMIKGKIVVE; this comes from the coding sequence ATGAAGACGCTCGTCGTCCCCATTTTCGCCCTCGCCCTCCTCGCCGGTTGCGGGTCGCCCGCCCCGGTCGACACCTCGGCCCAAGACGTCGAGGGAGACAAGCCGGTCGTGAAAAAGGAGGAGCCACCGGTCTCAGCGACCACGAACGAGGCAGGTGTCCAGATGGCGACGGTGTCGGTCGACGGCAAGTTCTCGCCCGCCGAGGTCCACGTGAAGAAGGGACAGCCCGTCGAGCTCGTCTTCGACACCAAGAACCGCAGTTGCGCCGAGACGGTCGTCTTCAAGGTGATCGACCAGACGGTACACCTGAAGGACGGCGAAAAGACCACCGTCAAATTCACCCCGAAAGACGCCGGCACGATCGACTATGCCTGCAGTATGGACATGATCAAAGGCAAGATCGTTGTCGAATAA
- a CDS encoding glycoside hydrolase family 16 protein has translation MLVMMSIAQPTAPKLVFEQDFSKLKDIDTAVWTFDDGPAYNNEKQRYTAKAARNAWIEDGRLIIEARKGPDGTITSARLTSKECWKYGTFEVVCKVPRGRGTWPAAWLLNDRLRSTKHGSRLGWPLCGEIDLMENVGYEPQEFVFSLHSEKYNHTKGNSRTNRVKINETVPTFHTYRMHWDSNGITILMDGKEVFAAKKTESTLEAWPFDDPYYWILNLAIGGDWGGAKGIDPGIFPARYEIKSVRVWQ, from the coding sequence ATGTTGGTGATGATGTCGATCGCCCAGCCGACGGCGCCCAAACTTGTCTTTGAGCAAGACTTCAGCAAGCTCAAGGACATTGACACGGCGGTCTGGACGTTTGACGACGGCCCGGCCTACAACAACGAGAAGCAGCGCTACACCGCCAAGGCGGCCCGTAACGCCTGGATCGAGGACGGCCGGCTGATCATCGAGGCCCGCAAAGGCCCCGACGGGACGATCACCTCGGCGCGCCTGACCAGTAAGGAATGCTGGAAGTACGGCACCTTCGAGGTCGTCTGCAAGGTGCCGCGGGGCCGGGGGACGTGGCCGGCGGCCTGGCTCCTGAACGACCGGCTCCGCTCGACAAAGCACGGTTCACGACTCGGTTGGCCGCTCTGCGGCGAAATCGACCTGATGGAGAACGTCGGGTACGAGCCCCAGGAGTTTGTCTTCTCCCTGCACTCGGAGAAATACAACCACACCAAGGGCAACTCGCGGACGAACCGGGTCAAGATCAACGAGACTGTCCCGACGTTCCATACCTACCGGATGCACTGGGACAGCAATGGGATCACGATCCTCATGGACGGTAAAGAAGTCTTTGCCGCCAAGAAGACGGAGTCCACCCTGGAAGCCTGGCCGTTTGACGACCCGTATTACTGGATCCTCAACCTTGCGATCGGCGGAGACTGGGGCGGGGCCAAGGGGATCGACCCCGGCATCTTTCCCGCCCGCTACGAGATCAAGTCGGTGCGGGTCTGGCAGTGA
- a CDS encoding PEP-CTERM sorting domain-containing protein: MNKILLLASATLGFAALSSANLVVNGDFSLTVPNVGFGNGWTGTLNDGAGGWRATGGNPDGTYIINSNGSTSSNPSLAQDITGLVVGATYVVSGDYARGNIGGGTDKDFGVTIDGNTWEYTVPSSDTDFAHFSEHFVATSSSVTLLLEAERHGDHDARVDNISLELESVPEPATMAVLGLGALALRRRKKA; this comes from the coding sequence ATGAACAAAATCCTTTTGCTCGCGTCGGCCACCCTTGGCTTTGCCGCCCTGAGTTCGGCCAACCTCGTCGTGAACGGCGACTTTTCCCTGACTGTCCCCAACGTGGGATTTGGCAACGGCTGGACCGGCACCCTCAATGACGGTGCGGGCGGGTGGCGGGCCACGGGTGGCAATCCGGACGGCACCTACATCATCAACTCTAACGGTTCGACGTCCAGTAACCCGAGCTTGGCCCAGGACATCACCGGCCTGGTGGTGGGAGCCACCTACGTCGTGAGCGGCGACTACGCACGGGGGAACATCGGCGGCGGGACCGACAAGGACTTCGGCGTCACCATCGACGGCAACACTTGGGAGTACACCGTGCCGAGTTCCGACACTGACTTCGCCCACTTCAGCGAGCACTTCGTCGCGACTTCGTCGAGCGTGACCCTCCTGCTTGAAGCCGAGCGCCATGGCGACCACGACGCCCGCGTCGACAACATCTCCTTGGAACTCGAATCCGTTCCCGAACCGGCCACCATGGCCGTGCTCGGATTGGGCGCCCTTGCCCTGCGACGGCGCAAGAAGGCCTGA
- a CDS encoding biliverdin-producing heme oxygenase has protein sequence MHESLRTRIKEATRPIHDLIDNHPASLTVLSPSVTLADYARFLGLTFGFLRPLEDSLVAFGLEGFVPRSPAILEDLRRIGVTEESLASIPTARGVEPLASEGEAMGLAYVIEGSRMGGMVIAKHVGRHLDLTGENGLSFFLPAHPHEILAWFRKFVARLDSFAKCSCEEREAMDGAFGAFRLVKFWLDNAPRWEPAFVG, from the coding sequence ATGCACGAGTCGCTCCGAACCCGCATCAAAGAGGCAACCCGACCGATCCACGACCTGATCGACAACCACCCGGCCAGCCTGACCGTCCTGTCTCCGTCGGTGACCCTGGCTGACTACGCACGGTTTCTCGGTCTGACCTTTGGGTTTCTCCGGCCCCTGGAAGACTCCCTGGTCGCCTTCGGGCTCGAAGGATTCGTCCCTCGGTCACCGGCGATTCTCGAAGACCTCCGCCGTATCGGCGTGACGGAGGAGTCTCTGGCGTCGATCCCCACCGCCCGGGGCGTCGAGCCCTTGGCCAGCGAGGGTGAGGCGATGGGCCTGGCTTATGTGATCGAAGGCTCCCGCATGGGCGGCATGGTCATCGCCAAGCATGTGGGCCGCCACCTGGACTTGACGGGCGAGAACGGACTTTCCTTCTTCTTGCCTGCCCATCCCCACGAGATCTTGGCGTGGTTCCGCAAGTTTGTCGCCCGGCTGGACAGCTTTGCGAAGTGCTCCTGCGAAGAACGGGAGGCCATGGACGGGGCCTTCGGAGCCTTTCGCCTGGTCAAGTTCTGGCTTGACAACGCTCCCCGCTGGGAACCGGCCTTCGTCGGCTGA
- a CDS encoding globin, which yields MQSWPETGETDVLRTSFAKLAPHADAFAEQVYAKMFDAAPELRKLFPSDMQAQRALLMQMLESIVANVDKPDEVQAQLRSLGARHRGYGVHGVHFVVFRAAVIATLRELPELHFRKDEVAAWDKMVRGLAAGMGFKMNAAA from the coding sequence GTGCAGTCCTGGCCCGAGACCGGTGAAACTGATGTGCTCCGCACCAGCTTCGCCAAGCTGGCCCCTCATGCAGACGCCTTCGCCGAGCAGGTCTATGCGAAGATGTTCGATGCTGCGCCGGAACTGAGAAAGTTGTTCCCGAGCGACATGCAGGCCCAACGCGCCTTGCTGATGCAGATGCTCGAGAGCATCGTCGCCAACGTGGACAAGCCCGACGAGGTCCAGGCCCAGCTCCGTTCGCTTGGGGCCCGACATCGTGGCTACGGAGTGCACGGCGTCCACTTTGTCGTGTTTCGCGCCGCCGTCATCGCCACCCTGCGCGAGCTGCCCGAGCTCCATTTTCGAAAGGATGAGGTCGCCGCGTGGGACAAGATGGTGCGCGGCTTGGCGGCGGGCATGGGTTTCAAGATGAACGCCGCCGCCTGA
- a CDS encoding GNAT family N-acetyltransferase yields the protein MTVLRTDRDDDRLPALVAGLDRMLRELDGEELHGTLSVYNRLEEGAQVVVVEVDGVPVGCGAMRERGDATAEVKRMFVIPSARGRGVGQAILTELETWATELGHQYLLLETSADLADAIRLYLRFGFVRVPNYPPYDTIEHSVCFRKRISSTG from the coding sequence GTGACCGTTCTCCGGACGGACCGCGACGACGACCGGCTCCCTGCCCTTGTCGCTGGACTCGACCGGATGCTCCGGGAACTCGACGGCGAGGAACTCCACGGGACACTGTCGGTTTACAACCGGCTTGAAGAAGGTGCGCAAGTCGTGGTCGTCGAGGTGGACGGTGTGCCGGTCGGGTGCGGGGCCATGCGGGAGCGTGGAGACGCCACGGCGGAGGTGAAGCGGATGTTCGTCATACCTTCGGCCCGGGGCCGGGGGGTCGGCCAAGCGATCTTGACCGAATTGGAGACGTGGGCGACCGAACTTGGTCACCAATACCTCTTGCTCGAAACGTCCGCCGACCTTGCCGACGCAATCCGGCTCTACCTACGGTTTGGATTTGTGCGGGTTCCCAACTATCCGCCTTACGACACGATCGAGCACAGTGTTTGTTTTCGTAAGCGGATTTCTTCCACCGGTTGA
- a CDS encoding PEP-CTERM sorting domain-containing protein (PEP-CTERM proteins occur, often in large numbers, in the proteomes of bacteria that also encode an exosortase, a predicted intramembrane cysteine proteinase. The presence of a PEP-CTERM domain at a protein's C-terminus predicts cleavage within the sorting domain, followed by covalent anchoring to some some component of the (usually Gram-negative) cell surface. Many PEP-CTERM proteins exhibit an unusual sequence composition that includes large numbers of potential glycosylation sites. Expression of one such protein has been shown restore the ability of a bacterium to form floc, a type of biofilm.), giving the protein MRRYLLVPVLVISALGSATTTFYTSEVTWLGAVTNVSNYDFEGIADAGSFVYFGTGPMGNGPATFTSDVDGMFVVDKTYGGSGYFNSLASCLSAQITATNVHIDLGGGVMAMGLVYDNWSAADVPVSLSDGSSTSVAGGGIGTENFVGFISDGPITGVDLGLTSGDVLNIERFSVASVPEPFSLAVLSAGALALSRRRRR; this is encoded by the coding sequence ATGAGGAGATATCTGCTTGTACCTGTGCTTGTCATTTCCGCCCTGGGCTCGGCCACCACGACGTTCTACACGTCTGAGGTCACTTGGCTAGGGGCTGTCACCAACGTGTCCAACTACGATTTTGAGGGAATTGCTGACGCAGGCTCCTTCGTCTACTTCGGGACAGGGCCTATGGGTAACGGCCCGGCCACATTCACCAGCGACGTCGACGGAATGTTCGTGGTTGACAAGACATATGGTGGATCTGGCTACTTTAACAGCCTTGCGTCCTGTCTCTCTGCGCAGATCACGGCGACCAACGTCCACATCGACCTCGGAGGCGGCGTGATGGCGATGGGGCTCGTCTACGACAATTGGAGTGCCGCCGACGTCCCCGTGTCATTGAGTGACGGGTCGAGCACTTCGGTGGCCGGTGGTGGCATTGGTACCGAGAACTTTGTCGGATTCATCAGCGACGGCCCGATCACGGGAGTCGATTTAGGGCTGACTTCGGGGGACGTTCTGAACATCGAGCGGTTCAGCGTCGCTTCCGTTCCGGAGCCGTTCTCCTTGGCGGTGCTCAGTGCCGGAGCACTGGCGCTTTCTCGGCGTCGTCGCCGGTGA
- a CDS encoding PEP-CTERM sorting domain-containing protein: MKVRLLLVAALGAIAATAHADPYSWIKWNSFTSNSADGVITTSNGATAVHLSGSVNNVLSSYPSWTPVTSYRDGVVIDNAPYEGQAGSDHQIVQILTTGAYSLTFDKPVDHLAFAVWSLGQPGQAVRYTFDQDLNFIAGGPGTEYGGQSITTGSNWLEGREGNGTVVFDGPFSTLNWDIDNPESWHGFTVGLKTAQSVPEPATMAVIGLGSLALARRRKR, translated from the coding sequence ATGAAAGTCCGTCTTCTTCTCGTTGCTGCCCTCGGCGCCATTGCGGCGACGGCCCATGCCGACCCCTACTCTTGGATCAAGTGGAACTCGTTCACGAGCAACTCGGCCGACGGCGTGATCACGACCTCGAACGGCGCCACCGCCGTCCACCTGTCCGGGTCGGTCAACAACGTCCTGTCGAGCTATCCCTCGTGGACTCCGGTCACGTCCTATCGTGACGGCGTCGTCATTGACAACGCGCCCTACGAAGGGCAAGCCGGTTCCGACCACCAGATCGTCCAGATCCTCACCACCGGGGCCTATTCACTGACTTTTGACAAGCCAGTGGACCACCTCGCGTTTGCCGTGTGGAGCCTAGGCCAACCGGGGCAGGCCGTCCGGTACACCTTTGACCAAGACCTGAACTTTATCGCCGGTGGGCCGGGCACCGAGTACGGTGGGCAGTCGATCACCACCGGTTCCAACTGGCTCGAAGGACGGGAAGGCAACGGTACCGTCGTTTTCGACGGGCCGTTCAGCACCCTCAACTGGGACATTGACAACCCCGAGTCTTGGCACGGCTTTACGGTCGGCCTCAAAACCGCCCAATCGGTCCCCGAGCCGGCAACCATGGCCGTCATCGGTCTGGGCAGCCTGGCCCTGGCCCGGCGTCGGAAGCGCTGA